From candidate division WOR-3 bacterium:
AAATGCCCATCCATTTACCGACTGCACCCGCACCATTGCCCTGGTTCACAACGGGATTATTGAGAACTACCGGGAACTGCGCCGGCACCTGGAAAACGAAGGGCACAGGTTCGTCTCTCAGACCGACACCGAGGTGATTGTTCATTTGATTGAATCTTGTCACCGGCAGGGAAAAGGCAAGGATCTCCTTACAGCGCTGCGGGAAGTAGGAGCGACAATGAAGGGCAGTTATGCACTGGTGGTGATTAACGCCCTGGAACCGGACCGGCTCTATGCGGTGAAGATGGGCAGCCCCCTACTCATCGGCAGGGGCAAGCAGGAGTTTATCATCGCCTCAGATGCGCCCGCGCTTGTCGGAATCGCCCAGAAGATGCTGGTGATGCAGGATGGGGAAATAGCGGTTGTCACCCAAAAAGGGGTGCAACTGTTTGACTTTAACGGCAGGCAGGTGGACAGGGATTTTGTCCCAATTGAAATGAAGACAAAGGAGATCTCCAAGGGTCGTTATCCCCATTTTATGCGCAAGGAGATTTTTGAACAGCCCGAGGTCCTGAGGGCAAACATCGCCCGCCGTTTCCGTGACGACACGATTATGCTCGACCCGGAGTTTCTCCTTTATCCGGATTTCATCGAGCGCATCAAAAGGATTGTCATCCAGGCGTGCGGGACCTCCTACCATGCGGGTCTGGTGGGCAGATTCTACTTTGAAAGGTTCTGCAAGATTCCGGTTTCGGTGGAAATAAGTTCCGAGCTGCGCTCCTCTGAATTCCTTTACGAAGACGAGACGCTGATGCTGGCTATCAGCCAGTCCGGTGAGACCGCGGATACCCTTGCTGCGCTCCGGGAGGCGCAGGCACGGGGAATCCGCTCATTAGCCCTCCTCAATGTCTATCGCTCATCAATTGCCCGGGAGGCGGATTCAACAGTTTACATCCACGCCGGACCGGAAATCGGTGTGGCATCAACCAAGGCATATACCGCGCAGATTCTCAACCTTTTGTTCCTGTCACTCTACTTCGCTCGCATCCGCAAGACGATGAGTGCTGACCAGTTACAGCGGGTGCGCGCCGATGTGGAGTTAATCCCCAAACAGGTAGAATCTATTCTCAACCTTGACCGTCGCATAAAACAGGTGGCGGCAAGGCTCGCCTTTGCCCATGACTTCATCTATCTCGGCAGGAATATAAATTACCCCAGTGCGCTTGAAGGGGCTCTGAAACTGAAGGAGATTGCCTATGTCCATGCAACCGGTTATCCAGCAGGAGAAATGAAGCACGGTCCCATAGCCTTGGTCAATGAAAATGTCCCGGTAATTGGGATTGCGCCTAAGGATTCGGTTTACGAGAAGATGATCTCCAACCTCACTGAGGCGAAGGCGCGCAAGGGCAAAATCATCGTTATTGGCACCGAAGGGGATGAGCAACTGAACGAAATTGCCGATTTCGTCCTTTACATCCCCAAAACCCCGGAATACCTCTCCCCGATAACAGTTGCACCACCGCTCCAACTTCTCGCCTATCACATAGCGGTCCTGCGCGGCTGCGATGTCGACAAACCGCGCAACCTCGCCAAATCGGTAACGGTGGAATAAACCTGTTTAATATCAATAGTGTTGCCGGTTGTGATGTTGCCTATGATGAACGCGATGCCTATGCCGTTTGGGTGGTGCTTTCTTTTCCTGAACTCAAGGAGTTAGAAAAGACCTGGGCGCACCAGCCGATTCCCGCTGATTACCATACCGGTTATCTTGCTCACAGGGAACTGCCACCCCTACTTTCAGCATTCGCGAAGTTAAAAACCAGACCGGATGTGGTCATCTGTGATGCCGCGGGCAAGGCGCATCCACGCAAATTCGGGCTCGCCTGTGCGTTGGGTAGGGCGATTGACATCCCAACTATTGGCTGTGCAAAGCGCCGGCTCGTGGAAATAACTGCGGAGCCCGCCAGTGAAAGGGGAAGTTATACCACCATCCTAATGGATGGAGAGGCTGTTGGTGTAGTGTTGCGGACAAGAGCCGGTGTCAAACCGGTCTATGTCTCACCGGGGTATAAGATTTCGGTTGATGAGGCGCGGCAGATAGTGCTAAGCTGCTGCAGGAGGTGGCGCATACCTGAACCTATCCGGTTTGCTCATCACCACGCTTTACTCCTCAGGCAGGGTTTCAAATTCCTCGATGTAAAAGTCAACTATAACGGTCTCGGTTGAGTTCTCTAAATCACGGATGGCGATGAGCCGGTGGGGGTCGGTTAGTTCGTAAAGGAGGCGCAGATTGCGCTGGGGTGCAAGCGCCTCAACCTCCCGGCAAAGGATTTCACCTAAGGCTGTTTTGACAAGTTTGGTCCCCAAAACCTTTACTGTAACCGGGATGGTGCGGAATTCCAGCCCTACTACCGCATTAACCTGAAAGGAAAGCCCGGGCTCAAGCGGAATTGTGCGAAACAACTGCGGCAGCATTTCTATCCCATAGCTACTTTTATTTGCCCGAAATACCTTTTCCTCAACCCCATCCATTGTCTCCTTCCGGAGCTCTACTCTATCCTGTGAAAATTCCGCCTGGGCTTCAGAGATGGAGATTTCAGTGGCAACCACGCGATAAGACCAAACTGGCAGGAGGGTAAAGCGGGTGAGGGCAAATGCGGTGGAGTCAAAAAAGTAAAATGGCGCTGATTCTGTTCGGACAACATTGCTAAAGACAACAACCGGGGCCCCGGCCTCCTCGTCGTATCTTAAGCTGATTATGCGGGTGAAAAGGACTGAGTCGTTACGCACAACCTGATAAACCGCGGTCTCACCATCCTCCCAGCCGGGAGGTGTCAGCGGCGGCATGGGTTTTGGGACAGGGGTACAGGAAATAATGAAAATACAAAATGCCAAGTGAAAGCCGCTAAAAGGAGGTTTTAACTCCAGGATTTTCATATCCTCCTTTCCCGCATTAGGTTCTCAAGATAAAACAAGAGAGATTCCATATCCGCAGGTAGGGGCGATGAGAACTCAAGAAATTTTTTGGTGCGAGGATGAATAAAACCAAGTCGGGCAGCATGTAGTGCCTGGCGCTTCATTATAATTAATATCTCTTTAAAGATGGAGGCGTGGTCCTTGTGCTTGATGACATTGGTACTCCTCCCGCCATAATCCGGATCACCGACAACCGGATGCCCGATATGCTCAAGATGAACCCTGATCTGATGGGTCCTGCCGGTCTTAAGCCTCAGCCTGAGATAGGTGCAGATTGCATAGCGGCGCAAGACCTCATAACCAGTAACAGCGGTACGGGCTGCAAAAGGAGTGACCGCCATCCGTAACCGGTCAATCGTATGCCTGCCAATAGGCGCATCAATCGTACCCTCAGACAGTTCAAAGTCACCCCAGGCAAAGGCAAGGTATTCCCGGACAACGGTGCGGTGTTCAATCTGGGCACCGAGGCTGCGCAACGCCTCATCGGTTTTGGCAAAAACTAAAAGACCGGTGGTATCTTTGTCAAGGCGATGAACCACACCCGGTCTGAGTGGCGAGTCGGCACGTAGCGGCAAATGCTGGCAGTGATAAAGTAGTCCCTGAACCAAGGTCCCGTGCCGATTTCCCCTTGCCGGATGAACCACCACACCTGCAGGCTTGTCAATGACAATCACATCCCCGTCCTCATAGACAATGTTCAAATCCATCTTTTCTGGCTCAATCGTGAGTTCCGGTTCGTATTCAAACTGGGCGGTGATTGCGTCCCCGGGTTTCACCCGGTAACTGGGCTTTACCGGTTTCCCATTCACCAATACCTTGCCGGCTTCAATCAAGGTTGCCGCCCGATTGCGGGAAACCCCCAGCCCGGAGAGAACCAGATACACATCCAGCCTTTTACCACAGAGCCGCTGTGAGGCGACGCGGTGAAACCGCTTCAGCTTGACCGTTCCCTCTTCAACGAACATTCTTACTCGCCCCATTCAGCCGGCGTTCATAATCCCGGGCAAAACCAGCGATGCCTTCGGCAATTGCCCGCGCAATTTTCTCTCGGCATTCAGGTGTGCGCAGCAGTTTTTCCTCCTGGCGATTTGAGAGAAAGCCGCACTCAACTAAGATTGCCGGCATAAAGATATTGCGCAGGACATAGAAGTTTGCCTGCTTCACCCCCCGGTCCTGGACCCGCACAAGTCCCAGCGAACTCTCCTGAATCCGGGCTGCCAGTTCGCTTGACTCATAGAGAAATTCATTCTGTGCCAGGTCGGCAAGAATAAGACCCACCGGATTATTCTTATCCTTGATAAGCGGGTTGGCGATTTCCCGTTCGAACACCGCATTCTCCCGTGCTGCCACCGCCCTTTCCCAGTCGGTCTTTGCCTCAGAGAGAAAATATGTCTCCAGACCGGTTGCGGCTTTGTTTTCTGCCCAGTTGGCATGAATACTTACAAAAATGTCCGCCCCTGTTTTTATCGCCTTCTCTGCCCGTTCGGCAAGGGTGACATACTCATCCCCCTCCCGGGTAAGGTAGACCTCAAAGCCATTTTTGACCAGATGCTCTTTTGTCCTCTTGGCGATGTCAAGGACAACGGTTTTCTCCTCGGTGCCAAGTGTCCCAATTGCGCCCGGGTCTTTGCCCCCATGTCCAGGGTCAAGGAGAATTTTAGCCACTTGGCGCTTCGGCCTCGGGAAAACCCGCACCTCAATACCCTGCTCGCGGCTGATTATCGTTTTCTCAACCGGCTGGCGAAATGTCCAGATTAAACTTGTCCCCACGGCGTTGGAGTCAATCTTGATCCCGTTGAGGAAACTCCCGGTACTGGTTAGGGAAAGGAGTCTTAACTCTTGGACAAAGCCTGAGTCAATCCGGGCGCCAAGGGTAAGACGGAATTCAATGCTGGAGCTGTTCTCGTGATGAAAAAGGAGGGCGCCGGTTTTCTTCTGAAATGGGGAAAGGAGCAGGCGGACAACCAGGGTATCCTGGACTCTTTCGGTCTCAATCGTGCTGAGAATCGGCACATCCAGTTCTGGAAAGATTGCCGCCGCCACTACCGCCGGTAAGTAGAGCTGATCCTTCTCCATCACCGCGGGCAAGGGCAGTTGCAACCTCTTGCCGTTGTGAATCACGAGGTTGCTGTCAACAAGAAAGGTGTATTCTATAGGTAAGGAGTCTTTTGCTCCCGGCAGGATGGCAACAAACCGGCTTTCACCTTCAGGTGATCGAACCAGCCAGCATTTTCCCTGAAAATGGGCGGTGATGCCCGAAAGGGGTAGGTAGTCAACACCATTGAAGTTACGCAGATTCTCCTCTTTCGCCGCAAAGGTATAATTGAACAAAATGGTGAAAAATAAAAAGATAGCAACCCCAACCCTTCTGCTCACAACCTCTTTCCCCATTGCCGCTCATCCCGTTCAATTGCCCGACGCTTCAGTTCCTCGCGGCGGTCAATCGCCTTCTTGCCCTTGCATAAAGCCAGTTCCACCTTCGCAATCCCGCGGTCGTTGAAATAAAGCCGCAGCGGTATCAAAGTGAAACCCCGCAGGGTGGTCTTGCCAAAGAGCCGCTTGATTTCATCACGGTGGAGAAGCAGTTTCCGCCGGCGCTTCGGGTCGCGGTTGAAAATATTGCCCTGACGGTAAGGGGCGATGTTGACATCGCAGAGAAAAACCTCGCCGTTCTCAACAACCGCATAACCGCCATCAAGGGATGCACCACCCTCACGCACGGACTTCACCTCGGTGCCGACAAGCTGAATCCCGGCTTCAATCTTCTCAAACACGGTATAATCCCTTAGCGCCTTGCGATTGGTAGCAACTACCTTCACCATCTGATTATAAAAGGTGCAGCAACTACAGTCAACCCTTACTAAAGGGGCATTCAGCCGGCATCCCTACAACTGCAACGCCGCCTCGGAAAAAAACCATCTGCTCTCGGGTCTAAAACCACTGGGGGAGTGACCCCCGGGGTAAAACTGGTATTCGGCTAAGTTATTGAAATACGAAAGATAACTCAACTTCACCCATGGGAGATCTGTTTATATTTATATAAACCTAATTCCAGAAAATCCAATATCACTCGGTATTGATACCGTTTGACAAAAACAGGGTTTGCCGGTTAAATATTTATCAGATGGAATGGCAATCAAACTGGAGGCATAATATGCAGAGATTTTTAGCGATTTTGGTCTGTGTTATCTCCGGGCTGGTTTTTGCTGCCGAATGGGAGCCCGAGATTCGCTTGACGAATAAC
This genomic window contains:
- the glmS gene encoding glutamine--fructose-6-phosphate transaminase (isomerizing); the protein is MCGIVGYIGEREVSNVILVGLERLEYRGYDSCGIAVYDGDLKIRKTAGRLQLLKELLAKNPVDGRLGIGHTRWATHGEVTDENAHPFTDCTRTIALVHNGIIENYRELRRHLENEGHRFVSQTDTEVIVHLIESCHRQGKGKDLLTALREVGATMKGSYALVVINALEPDRLYAVKMGSPLLIGRGKQEFIIASDAPALVGIAQKMLVMQDGEIAVVTQKGVQLFDFNGRQVDRDFVPIEMKTKEISKGRYPHFMRKEIFEQPEVLRANIARRFRDDTIMLDPEFLLYPDFIERIKRIVIQACGTSYHAGLVGRFYFERFCKIPVSVEISSELRSSEFLYEDETLMLAISQSGETADTLAALREAQARGIRSLALLNVYRSSIAREADSTVYIHAGPEIGVASTKAYTAQILNLLFLSLYFARIRKTMSADQLQRVRADVELIPKQVESILNLDRRIKQVAARLAFAHDFIYLGRNINYPSALEGALKLKEIAYVHATGYPAGEMKHGPIALVNENVPVIGIAPKDSVYEKMISNLTEAKARKGKIIVIGTEGDEQLNEIADFVLYIPKTPEYLSPITVAPPLQLLAYHIAVLRGCDVDKPRNLAKSVTVE
- a CDS encoding RluA family pseudouridine synthase gives rise to the protein MGRVRMFVEEGTVKLKRFHRVASQRLCGKRLDVYLVLSGLGVSRNRAATLIEAGKVLVNGKPVKPSYRVKPGDAITAQFEYEPELTIEPEKMDLNIVYEDGDVIVIDKPAGVVVHPARGNRHGTLVQGLLYHCQHLPLRADSPLRPGVVHRLDKDTTGLLVFAKTDEALRSLGAQIEHRTVVREYLAFAWGDFELSEGTIDAPIGRHTIDRLRMAVTPFAARTAVTGYEVLRRYAICTYLRLRLKTGRTHQIRVHLEHIGHPVVGDPDYGGRSTNVIKHKDHASIFKEILIIMKRQALHAARLGFIHPRTKKFLEFSSPLPADMESLLFYLENLMRERRI
- a CDS encoding endonuclease V; the encoded protein is MNSVAGCDVAYDERDAYAVWVVLSFPELKELEKTWAHQPIPADYHTGYLAHRELPPLLSAFAKLKTRPDVVICDAAGKAHPRKFGLACALGRAIDIPTIGCAKRRLVEITAEPASERGSYTTILMDGEAVGVVLRTRAGVKPVYVSPGYKISVDEARQIVLSCCRRWRIPEPIRFAHHHALLLRQGFKFLDVKVNYNGLG
- a CDS encoding N-acetylmuramoyl-L-alanine amidase yields the protein MSRRVGVAIFLFFTILFNYTFAAKEENLRNFNGVDYLPLSGITAHFQGKCWLVRSPEGESRFVAILPGAKDSLPIEYTFLVDSNLVIHNGKRLQLPLPAVMEKDQLYLPAVVAAAIFPELDVPILSTIETERVQDTLVVRLLLSPFQKKTGALLFHHENSSSIEFRLTLGARIDSGFVQELRLLSLTSTGSFLNGIKIDSNAVGTSLIWTFRQPVEKTIISREQGIEVRVFPRPKRQVAKILLDPGHGGKDPGAIGTLGTEEKTVVLDIAKRTKEHLVKNGFEVYLTREGDEYVTLAERAEKAIKTGADIFVSIHANWAENKAATGLETYFLSEAKTDWERAVAARENAVFEREIANPLIKDKNNPVGLILADLAQNEFLYESSELAARIQESSLGLVRVQDRGVKQANFYVLRNIFMPAILVECGFLSNRQEEKLLRTPECREKIARAIAEGIAGFARDYERRLNGASKNVR
- the smpB gene encoding SsrA-binding protein SmpB, translated to MVKVVATNRKALRDYTVFEKIEAGIQLVGTEVKSVREGGASLDGGYAVVENGEVFLCDVNIAPYRQGNIFNRDPKRRRKLLLHRDEIKRLFGKTTLRGFTLIPLRLYFNDRGIAKVELALCKGKKAIDRREELKRRAIERDERQWGKRL